GATGCTCGGCTGACGCTTGGGAGACTACCTACCAGCAGGTACTGCCGGGCAGTGATCCGGTCCTGCAATGGGTCCGCGGCACTGGGCTCCGTCCCGTGTTGGCGGCGCTGTCCTCTGAAGAAGCTGCCGACTTCGAGACGGAGTACGCCGCAATGCTGCGCGAGGCCTATCCCGCAACAAGCCATGGAACCGTCTATCCGTTCCGACGCATTTTTGCCGTGGCCCGGAAGAACGCATGATGCCGGTGGATTCCCTGAGAGGGAAGGCAGCGACCTTCTTGCGACGTGAGCTGTGTGGTGATCTGCCTGGTCCTCGATGTAGATGTGCGTGTCGTCATGGCTTGTCCACTGCCGTCGTCGCTGGTCTAATTCTCAGCATGGACCAAGGACGCATCCGACATCAAACGCCCCGCCACATGACGGCACCCGGGCGGAGGTCGTTGTGACTCCCACCGGCGATTTCCCGGGCACCTGGCGGCCCAACACCACCAGCGCCGTCGCCCTCTTTGAACAGTTGAGGTTGCGGATCATCGAGCTCGCTGACTCGGGAATCCTGGCGGTCGGAGCGAAACTGCCACCCGTGCGCAATCTGGCGGGCGTACTGGACGTCGCACCCCACACCGTCGCCCGGGCTTACAAAGAACTGGAAGCCGCGGGCGTCGTGGCAACCCGGGGCCGGAATGGCACCGTGGTCTGTGCCCGGGACGATCGCTGGGGAGCGCTGGCCGAGGTGGCCGGGCAGTATGCGTCCGCTGCGAAGGCACAGGGCGCCTCTTTCGCCGAGGCAGTCCAGCTTCTCGCCGCAGCGTATGACGCGGATTGATACCGATCGGTAGCATGTGAGGCACGACATGGAAATTCGAAGAAGTTTTCGATTAGCATTGGTAAGTGCCCAAAGCCTTAGCTGAAGATACCGCCATCGAATCCCCGAACAGCATCCCTGTGGTTCCTGACTCCAAACCCGCGAG
Above is a genomic segment from Arthrobacter sp. YN containing:
- a CDS encoding GntR family transcriptional regulator, whose product is MTPTGDFPGTWRPNTTSAVALFEQLRLRIIELADSGILAVGAKLPPVRNLAGVLDVAPHTVARAYKELEAAGVVATRGRNGTVVCARDDRWGALAEVAGQYASAAKAQGASFAEAVQLLAAAYDAD